CCGTAAAATGGAAAGGAACAGGTTCAGGATGTCGAGATAAAGATTAACGGAGGCCCAAATGTACTCGTCATAAGTGTAGCGCTTGATTAGGTTGTCAGTGTCATAAACGATGTAGCCTGAGAAAATTATGGCACCAATTGCACCATAAATCGCAACAGATGTCGAGCCAAGCGGGAAGAACATCTACATGACAAAACAGGATCCACCAAGTCAGATCGATACCGCACATGGAAGTGCATGTGATTATGTTTCAGGTTTAACTAATTAAGAACATGCCCAGGTAAATGAAAGCAGGAATCTGACCTGGATAAAACCAGTAAGGATAAGGACAAAGAGGCTGGTGAATAAGATTGGTCCAAGATAGCTGAAGTCCTTGCCCTTCTTAGATGCCCAGAAGGTGTAACCAGTTAAGGAGGAAACAACAGCTGAGGTTAAAATTAATGCTTCAAGCACAAGTTTTCCTGCAGGCACCCAATGTAAGAGGATAGTCAGATCACCACCCTAAGAACCTGTATTTCATCCTAGAATCTCAACAGGCAATTTAAAGGGGCAAAGAAATATACTGACCATCCGTGTTCGCACAGCTTACACCAACTGTGAGGCTCAGCGACATGGTGAAGAGTCCAAGGAAGATAAAGTTCAGGGGATGCTTTTGTTGATACATATACAGGGGCCACAACACTGCAAATACTTGGattggttaaaaatatgaaggTAGCATAGCAATAACAAAACAAGACACAAGAAGGATCCAACCAAGTCCTCCAGAAGTGAAATTGACTAAGGGTAGCACAGCTGATAtaaatttgtttaccgataaaaaaaaagtatgtctGTAGAGCTCACTCAAAATTATACATAAAACTTCAACTGTACATATATAGGTTTGAATTATCCCCGGTGAGAATTCTATTAGCAAGAAAGCTCCAATTATCAAACTTCTCATCGGtgggggatttttttttataagaaagaatTTTATTCATCGAATGAAATAGGTGAAGCCCATGcatacaagaagtatacaaaagaaaacacctaattacattctataaAGAAGAAAACGAAAACAGGAAATCATGAACAGAATCTCCATTAAGCATTATAGCTGAAAACCATtgacataaataaaacacaaagaAATTCCAGATTTCCTCCATAGTTCGCTCCTTGTTATTaaaacatctctcattcctttcccaccaaatacaccacataagacacaaaggaaccatcttccacacagcagCCACTTGAGGAGAACTTTGAATTCCAGTCCAACACACAAGCAGATCCACTACTTTCATAGGCATCACCGAAGCCAACCCAACTCTActgaaattcatatatttttgttaaatcGGCATGAACCACAAAGAGGGTAGAAAAGGGTTTGGAAATCcttttaaacactttttttttttaataagtagttCTGTTAAACACTTATCTTGCCGGGTAGTAGAAGTCAACGGGATTCTCAAGTCCTAATCTAAGGCTTTTCCAATAAGCAAACATCGGATTGCAAGAAGTTTATATCGGGGATTGTCAAATGCCCATCAAACAGAGCCCAATCGCACACTCTTGTTGCAAGCCCTCTTTTCTAATAAGAAAACCATCTTTAACTCTAATTTTGCAAGCAATACACAGAATCATAAtaccaaaaattttaaatctaactgcaaaaaccaaccaaccaaaacaaaatcaattcaCAAAATTCCCAGATCACCGGAAAATACGTACATACGCATAAGTAGGTGTGTGAACATGAATAAAGGGTGAGGAAAAATGGAATCCAAAGCAAGGATCTGAGGAGTTAGGTTACGTACAGACGAGGGGAAGGAACATGAGGAAGAGCAACAACCCGGAATTGCCCCGGAGGAGATTGTTGACGGCAGGGGAGAGAACGGTGACGGAAGAGACGATGGTGGTGAGGACGAGCTGAGCAGCGAGAATACCGTAGACCTTGCGGATAAAACCCCATCGGAGCTGGTTCTCGCCGGGGCTAAGACCAGGGTACAGGGTCTCACCGGACTCTAGGTCTACCTCTTCACCACCCTTCGTGGTAACACCCGCGTATCCGTAcattctctcactctctctgttcttttgttttcttctcttcGTGGGAAAGGGAAATAGAGGTGGTGGCCGTCGTCGTCGTTGCCTGTTTTGAAGATAAGTTGCGCTACCGATGTGGGACAGGGACAGACCACATACATTCACGAAGATTTTCCAGGTATAATTTCAagattttaatcatttaaaataaataattttctcccGATTAATTTCCAggtataatttgaatttttaaagagaaaaatgttaaatgtagttaaaaaaaatttataaaaaatttatttttttacatgttaattattgatatgttgaaaattataaaatttaaatttcaaatttaaaaaaaaaaactaacaaaataaatcttataaataaaaatataaataaaattgtaagtacacataaaaatttagaaaatactattttgacacttcatatattttaatttttttaattttttttacttaataattaagaaagtagttattattgtattaatatatatttttagaatattttaaaatgataaaaaaatacaaattaaaaaaaataaaaagataaatttgtgcAATGCACTGctctaaaaattttaaagaacaAAGTGTAAATTGTTTTCACTATTAGATCATGcctattttattatctttgaaATCTACACCCATGATCACATCCAACCAATGATTCAATcgataaatctaaaaatatatatataaataaatatataatgccAAGTACATTCAACGTCAACTGTAAAATCAAGGAGAATCGGTCGGTCTTAACGCGTTTACAAGGagttaatgattttattttatttatttatttaaagttttatttgggGTTGGTGTGGTGGAAATAATGAGTAAAAGTATGGTGGGAAGAGCAGAGGAAACGTTAAAAATCAACTTGGAAATGAATGTAACGTGCCAGCCAGCCATTTTGGATCATGACAAATTTCTAAGCATTCTCGGAGTTGCAGAACCATTTTGgattgtttgttttcttctttcaatttaAGGTAAGGCCAACCACAGGATTTGGCGGCTTCTTCCTGTGAAATTCAAAACAAATGCACAAGTTACGCCCGaggagatattttaaatagtaataaaaatttttaaattaaggtaaaatgagatagtttgtaaaaaatgtatgtttggatagtgagataaaatgagatagttttaactttttgagattggataaaaaaaaaaaaatactaaaaccaTAAATTGGTATTCTCAACTGGAATCCCGGCtggttttttttacttaatgattaagtaattatttttttattgatgttgtgattttttaaaaaaaaaaaattaaaaatgacaaataaaatgcatgaaaaaaaaagcaaaaaagaagaagataaatgatagttacagCCGTGGAATGCGCAAGCGTcgtacaattattttgaaaaaagtaaataaatatgatatccacatgaaaaaaattaattttttaatagtgaatttcactctttttcaaagcaactGCACGACATTTGAGTACTTTACaactgcatgtagcattactaaaaaaaaaggaaatacacAGGGCAGGATCCCAATCGGATCCCTCATATGTGAGTTTAGAAGCACTCTTTGATAAAGGGATGGATCCCACTAAtgattgaataataattatgaatatattaataaaaaataatattgatcagtaattaaaaaatctatcataaataaatttaaatcccaaaatatattgggAAGTTGTTGGATGAAATTACTttataattccaaaaaataatctctcttttttaaaagatattattcttaaagatattattattctaaaaaataatttaaatctaaaatatattgaaaatttgttggccgaaatttataatttatcttttttaaaagatatttttatctatttatttttctatatataagaaattcgTCAGTTTTTATtctagttataaattataataattttgattattgtaataaataagtatatgaattatgttgtagatttgttttaaataatttattaatttcgaAATTTCTGATAAAATCCCAAAAGGCACTTGTATTCAATTctcacaaaattatcaatttctttgtgaaaatatattattctaataatgacttattgattgttctattttaatcacaaagaaatttttttttaccgtGGGATTCTTTTCACGGTTTATGTTAGAAAGTAATAAGATGGATTTGAAAACTTTGAGATGAAATAGAGATGTGAAATTAACTATATGGATAGACAAAACTATCTCTTCCATACAGACCAGATGAAATTAACcatagtttcatctcatctgccaaaccaaaccagccctaaaGCTACAATTTTGAAGTTAGAAACTGAACACAATCAGATAGTTTTCTAGAAAAATTAGCCTAATTTAAAAGCACTCCACATATGTTAAAACACAATGTACGCTGCTGACATTATTAGGTTGATTGTCAACATATAGTTGGCACATTAGTATCAGAAAACAACACAAGATGAAACGTGAATACACATGCAAAGAAATGACCTGAAAAGATGAACAACTAAGAATGACACTCATGCATGTACAACCTTTTTTACAACCATATTTCAAAATGAAGGTAATTTATATAAAGTGATGTTATTTACAAAAAactctcatttaaaacataactgTATAAAAGGTTGTAAAAATGGTTGTatctctatcattttccatccagCTACGTACAAACTCTCCTTAAGACAATCTGTCATTTGTCGAATCTGGTATTTATTACTGCATCCGTTGGACTCAAGTCCCTGGTTACTGAGAAGGAACAAATAACCACTACAAGTTTTGGAACAACCACAAGCCCCTTCTGCAGAATAAGTTTTGAAATATGCAAATGTGCTTATTCTACAAATTTGGACGGTAGAGCTATTCTTGTACCTTAAATGCAGAGTAATGGCACCATGAACATATTATTTCTTGTTACAGCTTTCAAGATTTACATAGGACCAGCCTAACACACTGATTATGCATGTCCTACAAGCAAGACGATTCTTACATAGAAGgaagaaaatagagaataaCCTTGTGATTGGGCTCAATACACAGCCACCAGCTGTCCTACAGCTGAAAGGACCAAGTAGGGGTGATAAACAGTCCGGTCGGTCCGTTCCGGACTTagaccggtctggtccggtccacattttagaggaccgaaaagtttcggtccggtccacggtCTAGGGTTTTTCTAGACCGGACCGGgccgaatgaaaaaaatatatatattttatatataataattgtacaattaacaatataaaattttaaatatattattaatatttgttaatattctataaattaataatattttatatatatctttatctaacctatcactatttacaatataaaattttaaatatgttattaacacttgttaatattctatgaattaactaatatataatatcaattagttaattatatagtaattatataaattaataatataattttcatctaatttattatcattgaccatataaaatatttttttattgagtttgttacataatccacattaataagtcacttaatttaatttagtattttaaataaattttttttattaattatttaaaaaaattaggccggaccgactggaccggaccaaaccgaTAATCGGTCCCTTTGGGTgttcggtctggtct
Above is a genomic segment from Juglans microcarpa x Juglans regia isolate MS1-56 chromosome 1D, Jm3101_v1.0, whole genome shotgun sequence containing:
- the LOC121242261 gene encoding BI1-like protein, producing MYGYAGVTTKGGEEVDLESGETLYPGLSPGENQLRWGFIRKVYGILAAQLVLTTIVSSVTVLSPAVNNLLRGNSGLLLFLMFLPLVLLWPLYMYQQKHPLNFIFLGLFTMSLSLTVGVSCANTDGKLVLEALILTSAVVSSLTGYTFWASKKGKDFSYLGPILFTSLFVLILTGFIQMFFPLGSTSVAIYGAIGAIIFSGYIVYDTDNLIKRYTYDEYIWASVNLYLDILNLFLSILRMLRQANN